One Panicum virgatum strain AP13 chromosome 9K, P.virgatum_v5, whole genome shotgun sequence genomic region harbors:
- the LOC120647948 gene encoding coiled-coil domain-containing protein 1-like, with amino-acid sequence MDNDVDGLPEFDGPTDGDTSVFMHGVHLIGRDRDNDLGNDWRVMQKFEHRGFYDVPKKDGDVNQDYYYFDTERAVHEGYEYAADDVHQHEDADVIEANLADLVMGVSADDEEDEEEYEDDGDDTILDYCTDSNANGNGDDDNDEDDDL; translated from the exons ATGGATAATGATGTCGACGGACTTCCTGAATTTGATGGGCCAACAGATGGTGACACCTCTGTTTTCATGCATGGTGTTCATCTTATTGGCAGGGATCGG GATAATGATCTAGGCAACGATTGGCGAGTTATGCAAAAATTTGAGCACAGGGGCTTTTATGATGTGCCTAAGAAGGATGGGGACGTAAACCAAGACTATTACTATTTCGATACGGAGCGTGCAGTGCATGAGGGCTATGAATATGCTGCTGATGATGTGCACCAGCATGAGGATGCAGACGTCATTGAAGCTAATTTAGCAGACCTTGTAATGGGAGTTTCAGCAGATGAtgaggaagatgaggaggaataTGAGGATGATGGAGATGACACTATCTTGGATTATTGTACTGACAGTAACGCTAATGGGAATGGTGATGATGACAATGACGAGGACGACGATCTCTAG